Within Pirellulales bacterium, the genomic segment GCGTACCGCCGCCTCGGCATGTTCGGCAACGTAATAAGCTTGTAACTTCTTCGTTTCAGCGGGCGAACGATCTTTCATCGGTGTCGCCCGAATCTTGGCCGGCGTCGCCGGCGTGGCGATCAGCTCGATGTCTTCCGCAGGCAGACAAGCGCGGTAGACGCGCAGCTCGTCCACGGCGCCGCGCAACCGGCCGGCCGGACCGCCCATCCCCAGGCGGAATGGTTCCTTCACGGCAAACGTTTGGTAGAGCAAATCGGTGATCGTGCGCAGCTCTTGCGGCTGACCGTTGAAGTAAATCCGCACGCCGGATGCGAGACGCGTGGCGTCATACGTCACGGCGATGTGCGTCCAGCGATCCTTCGGCAGCTGCGCGATCGTTTCCACGCGCAGCGAGTCGTCGAGCCAGCGCATCACCAGGTTCAACTGCACACGGCCGTCGACCAGTTGCAGGTTAAAACCTGCCCCGTCGGGCTCGTCCTTCATGCGCGACCAGATCACGCCGTCTGTGTCACTTTCGCGCAACACCCAGCAGGCGATCGTGAACTTGTCGAAATAGCCGAAATCGGCCACGTCACCACAATCGATGGCATTTTGCCCCGATAGCGATACCGCCGATCCCACCGGTCCTGGGCGGAAAGCCAGCTCACCATCAACGGCGCGCATGGTAGCCGCCACTGGCTTGGTATCGCCGGTCGCCGCGAGCGGCCGTGTGACGACGGCTTTTTCCGAATCGCAGGGGATGTGCGCCGCCAGATCGTGTGACACGCTCCAATCCTGATCGTCGAGGCCTGGTTGCGATGCCTCCCAAGCCGCGATCGTCGCCGCCAGTTGCGGCGCGCGCTCCGCCACGCGCCGCTCGGCGTCGGCAACTTTTGCCGCCACGGTGTCCAGGCGTTCTTGCTGCTCACGCGTAGGGGTCATGAGAAAGGGAGGCGAGTTGCCCACCTTCACGGCCCGGCCGCGTTCCGGCACCTGGTTGTAGAACGCGAAGAGCTCGTAGAACTCCTTTTGCGTCACCGGGTCGTACTTGTGATCGTGACAACGCGCGCAGCCGATCGTCAGCCCGAGCCATACAGTGCCGGTGGTCTCGACACGATCGACCGCGTATTCGACGGCAAACTCCTCGGCGATGATTCCTCCCTCGCCGTTACCGCGGTGATTGCGTTGAAAACCGGTGGCGATACGCTGCTCGAGGGTGGGTTCCGGCAGTTGATCGCCCGCCAGTTGCTCGATCGTGAATTGATCGAACGGCATGTTGCGATTCAAGGCGTCGATCAGCCAATCGCGCCACCGCCACATCGTTCGCTCGCCATCGGTTTGATACCCATTGGTGTCGGCGTACCGGGCGGCGTCGAGCCAGGGGGCGGCCATTCGCTCGCCATAACGCGGCGAGGCCAATAGCCGGTCCACCACGGCCTCGTAGGCCGACGGCGAATCGTCCGCGAGAAACGCATCGACCTCGGCGGGCGTGGGGGGCAAGCCGGTCAGGTCCAGGGTGACGCGCCGCAAGAGCGTCATCTTGTCAGCCGCGCGAGCCGGCGACAGCCCCTCGCTTTCGAGCCTGGCCAGAACGAACGCATCGATATCGTTGCGCGGCCAGGCGCCGTTGTTCACCGTGGGAAGCGGCGGACGCTTAGGCGGAAGGAACGACCAATTCGGCTGCCAAGGGGCGCCTGCATCGATCCAGGTGCGCAAGGTCGCTATCTGCGCGGCGGTCAAAGGCTCGCTTCCCTCGGGCGGCATTCGCTCGTCGGGATCGGCCGAAGTGACCCGGCGAATCAATTCGCTCGTCGCGGCGCTACCCGGGACGATCGCGCGCGTGTCACCACGCTCGGCCGTGGCGCTGGCCTCGTTGTCGAGGCGGAGGTCCGCCTTGCGCTGCGCGCTATCCGGTCCGTGGCAGCGCCAGCATGCGTCGGCCAGGATCGGCCGCACGTCGCGGTTGAATGTGACCTGGCTAGGACGCGGTTCGGCTGCCACGCCCGTTTTGCCAAGCACGCCGCACAGAATCAGCAGGGCAAACACGGCCCTATCAAACTGGGCTCGCACGATTCCGTGTCCCAAAGGGTGCTGGAACGAAACCTTCGTTACATTGCGCTGGTACTTGAGTTTACCAGGAGCCAGTAGAATCGTAACTTGCGGCGGCGGTGCGGGACAGCCGCCCGCCCGTCGGACCCGTCCGCGACATTTGCCGGCGAATTTGAAAAGCGCCGTCGGCTGCCGAGCTACGAGAACCGGCCCGTAACAGGAGTTTGTTCGATGCGGTATTCTGCCAATGCCTGCCTGCTGGTTTTGCTAGTTCTTCTCGTCGATACTGCTCCTGCGGCGCGAGCCAGCGAGGCATCGGCCGAGATCGTCGCTCCGCTATCGGATCGGCAGACGCTTGTCGTGGCCCACGTCGACTTGTTGGCTTTCGATGCGGCGGAAACGATCGACTGGCTGGGGGATCTCCTGGAACTGCCGGAGGGAGAGCGCAATCGCATGCAAGCGGAGACCGTGTTGGTCAACGTGCTGCGTCAGACCTTACCGGAAGATGCCTCGGTCGATCTGTACGTTGTCAGCAGTCTGGCCGACTTTGGCCGCATGCCCTTCTTCCTCGCGTTGCCGCTGGAAGGGGCGACGCCCGCCACCGCGATCGCTGCCGAAGCGCGGCGCGACCTGGAAAAAGCATGGGGGCGGCCATTGCAGAGCGAGCGCATCGGCAAGGCGCTAGTCACGGCCAGCCCGGAGACCATCGACCGGCTGAAGAAAAACGAAACGCCCGAGCGGCCCGAAATCGCCGCCGCGTTTTCCGCCGTCGGCGCGGGCGCCGTGCAAGTTGCCTTCGTGCCCGCCGCCGAATTGCGGAAGTTGGCTGAAACGATTGCACCGCAACTGCCGCAAGTATTGGGGGGCGGTGAGACCAAGGTATTCACGCGCGGAATCGAGTGGATGGCAGCCGGCTTCGAACTGCCGCCCAACGACGTCACCATCCGCCTCGTCGTGCAATCGCCTGATGCCGAAGCGGCAGCGGCTGTGGAAAGCGCACTGATCAAGGTATTCGCGGCCGTCGGTCGAGTACCCGCGGTGCAGAAGGCGATTCCCGAATACGACGAACTGTGGAAAAAGCTAATGCCAACCGCGTCGGGCGATCGTCTCAAGCTCGAACTCACCGACGCCAACGGTGGCGTCGCCGCACTCACGGCCTTCGCGGCGCCCGTTTTGCGGGCCT encodes:
- a CDS encoding DUF1553 domain-containing protein, giving the protein MRAQFDRAVFALLILCGVLGKTGVAAEPRPSQVTFNRDVRPILADACWRCHGPDSAQRKADLRLDNEASATAERGDTRAIVPGSAATSELIRRVTSADPDERMPPEGSEPLTAAQIATLRTWIDAGAPWQPNWSFLPPKRPPLPTVNNGAWPRNDIDAFVLARLESEGLSPARAADKMTLLRRVTLDLTGLPPTPAEVDAFLADDSPSAYEAVVDRLLASPRYGERMAAPWLDAARYADTNGYQTDGERTMWRWRDWLIDALNRNMPFDQFTIEQLAGDQLPEPTLEQRIATGFQRNHRGNGEGGIIAEEFAVEYAVDRVETTGTVWLGLTIGCARCHDHKYDPVTQKEFYELFAFYNQVPERGRAVKVGNSPPFLMTPTREQQERLDTVAAKVADAERRVAERAPQLAATIAAWEASQPGLDDQDWSVSHDLAAHIPCDSEKAVVTRPLAATGDTKPVAATMRAVDGELAFRPGPVGSAVSLSGQNAIDCGDVADFGYFDKFTIACWVLRESDTDGVIWSRMKDEPDGAGFNLQLVDGRVQLNLVMRWLDDSLRVETIAQLPKDRWTHIAVTYDATRLASGVRIYFNGQPQELRTITDLLYQTFAVKEPFRLGMGGPAGRLRGAVDELRVYRACLPAEDIELIATPATPAKIRATPMKDRSPAETKKLQAYYVAEHAEAAVRGEFEELAALRREQEKLVDSIPTTMVMEDVSPRRDTFLLMRGRYDQPGEKVVPGVPAFLPAPSKTIENRLDLARWLVDPANPLVARVTVNRQWQLFFGTGLVKTVDDFGLQGELPSHPQLLDWLATEFVRTGWDVKRLQRAIVTSATYRQASQAAPALLERDPDNRLLARGPRQRLSAETIRDAALFSSGLLIERLGGPSVKPYQPSRLWLELTGNVDYVQDHGDDLYRRSIYTYVKRTVAPPTMVTFDSSPRETCIVRTVRTNTPLQALALMNDVTFVEAARALAERVIAEAAPEPGERIARAFRLILGRPPTAAELETLLRNWKRQQAHFAANPAAAAALVKTGESPRKTECDACELAAYTTVASLIMNLDEAITKE